A genomic window from Bacteroidales bacterium includes:
- a CDS encoding SDR family oxidoreductase has protein sequence MYNLLKGKKGLIFGALNDKSLAWKVAERAYEEGAEFVLTNTPVSMRFGEIDELAKKCNTIVVPADATSVEDIENLLDKTMEHYGGKIDFILHSVAMSMNVRKGRKYDNLNYNYLNKTLDISAVSFHKLLQVAKKKDSINEWGSVVALSYVAAQKTLYRYNDMADAKAMLESIARSFGYIYGRDKKIRVNTISQSPTMTTAGSGVKGIDGLMDFTERMSPLGNATADEFADFCITLFSDLTKKITMQNIYHDGGFSGMGMSLRAMTMYNQALDNPVEPGEDEK, from the coding sequence ATGTACAATTTATTAAAAGGGAAAAAAGGACTTATTTTCGGAGCATTGAATGATAAATCATTAGCATGGAAAGTAGCTGAAAGAGCATATGAAGAAGGTGCAGAATTTGTATTAACCAATACACCTGTTTCAATGCGTTTCGGCGAAATTGATGAATTGGCAAAAAAATGCAATACTATTGTGGTTCCGGCAGATGCAACAAGTGTTGAGGATATTGAGAATCTACTGGATAAAACCATGGAACATTACGGAGGGAAAATTGATTTTATATTACATTCAGTTGCTATGTCAATGAATGTGAGGAAAGGAAGGAAATATGACAATCTTAATTATAATTACTTAAACAAAACACTTGATATTTCTGCTGTCTCTTTTCATAAGTTATTACAAGTTGCAAAAAAGAAAGATTCTATAAATGAATGGGGTTCTGTAGTAGCACTATCTTATGTTGCTGCTCAAAAAACATTATACCGATATAATGATATGGCTGATGCTAAAGCCATGTTGGAATCAATTGCGAGAAGTTTCGGATATATTTACGGAAGAGATAAAAAAATAAGGGTTAATACAATCTCTCAATCACCTACTATGACAACAGCAGGTAGCGGTGTTAAAGGCATTGACGGATTAATGGATTTTACTGAAAGAATGTCACCTTTAGGAAATGCAACAGCTGATGAATTTGCTGATTTTTGTATCACCTTATTTTCTGACCTTACGAAAAAGATAACGATGCAAAACATCTATCATGACGGCGGGTTTTCCGGCATGGGAATGAGTTTAAGAGCAATGACAATGTATAATCAAGCACTTGATAATCCGGTTGAACCTGGTGAAGATGAAAAATAA
- a CDS encoding Na+:solute symporter, translated as MNLVLIDWLIIGFYFVISLAIGLYMSKRAGKGMDDFFLSGRKLPWYIAGTSMVATTFAADTPLAVTELVAQNGIAGNWLWWNMLFGGMLTVFFFARLWRRSGILTDAEFVDLRYSGKPANFLRGFRAVYIGIFMNTIVIAWVNLAMVKILKVMFPDFAVFGEQEFSFLGISISSHLIAVAGLMLFTAIYSALSGLWGVSLTDSFQFIIAMTGSIILAVFAVKHIDVGGIQGLKDKLPEWSFDFFPDIADSSAKLETGTSGILKMTVTAFVAYLGVQWWSSWYPGAEPGGGGYVAQRMMSAKNEKHSVLATLWFQIAHYALRPWPWIIAAFAALILYPDVSDKGASYVMLIRDLLPAGLLGLLLAAFLAAYMSTIASQTVWGTSYIVNDLYKPFINKNAGEKKYVKISRITTFLLIAFSLIITTQFDRISDAWKFVLVMSAGIGLVLLLRWFWWRINAWSELSAMVAPYIIYPVLTYVFDLDVIRDDFELCLIIIVIWSTLVWLSVTFLTKPENDKKLKSFYRKVHPGGKGWKKIAADLPEVQGDKGFGRLFFNWFAGSLMVMLILFGIGKIIFAEYITGTVFIVISIILGIIISYNLSKVESGKNK; from the coding sequence ATGAATTTAGTATTAATTGACTGGCTGATCATTGGTTTTTATTTCGTTATAAGTCTGGCAATCGGGCTTTATATGTCAAAACGTGCCGGTAAAGGGATGGATGATTTTTTTCTGAGCGGAAGGAAACTGCCGTGGTATATTGCCGGTACAAGTATGGTTGCTACAACTTTTGCAGCTGACACACCATTGGCAGTAACTGAACTTGTGGCACAAAACGGTATTGCCGGTAATTGGCTGTGGTGGAATATGTTATTCGGAGGAATGCTCACTGTATTTTTCTTTGCTCGCTTATGGCGAAGATCAGGCATTTTAACTGATGCTGAATTTGTTGATTTAAGATATTCAGGTAAACCTGCAAATTTTTTAAGAGGATTCAGGGCTGTTTATATAGGTATCTTTATGAACACGATAGTTATTGCATGGGTAAACCTTGCAATGGTGAAGATACTTAAAGTTATGTTTCCGGATTTTGCTGTTTTTGGTGAACAAGAATTCTCTTTTCTCGGAATCTCAATTAGTTCTCATTTGATTGCCGTTGCCGGTTTAATGCTTTTTACGGCAATTTATTCAGCCTTGTCGGGCTTATGGGGTGTTTCTTTAACCGACAGTTTTCAATTTATTATTGCTATGACCGGAAGTATAATTCTTGCAGTATTTGCCGTAAAACATATTGACGTAGGAGGAATTCAAGGATTAAAAGATAAATTGCCTGAATGGTCATTTGACTTTTTTCCTGATATTGCAGATTCATCAGCCAAACTTGAAACCGGAACTTCAGGAATATTAAAAATGACTGTAACGGCTTTTGTGGCTTATCTCGGTGTTCAATGGTGGTCAAGTTGGTATCCCGGAGCCGAACCCGGAGGCGGTGGTTATGTGGCACAAAGAATGATGTCAGCTAAAAATGAAAAACATTCTGTATTGGCAACTCTATGGTTTCAAATTGCACATTATGCTTTAAGACCCTGGCCATGGATAATTGCAGCTTTTGCAGCTTTAATTTTATATCCTGATGTATCGGATAAAGGCGCATCTTATGTTATGTTAATAAGAGACTTATTACCTGCCGGACTGTTAGGCTTATTACTTGCAGCTTTTCTGGCAGCATATATGTCAACAATTGCTTCGCAAACTGTTTGGGGAACATCTTATATTGTTAATGATTTATATAAACCGTTTATAAATAAAAATGCCGGTGAAAAAAAATATGTTAAAATATCAAGAATAACAACTTTTTTACTAATCGCATTTTCATTAATCATAACAACTCAATTTGACAGGATAAGCGATGCATGGAAATTTGTACTGGTAATGAGTGCAGGAATTGGTTTAGTATTATTATTAAGGTGGTTTTGGTGGCGTATTAATGCCTGGTCCGAATTATCTGCAATGGTCGCACCTTATATTATATATCCCGTTCTTACTTATGTTTTTGATTTGGATGTAATACGAGATGATTTTGAATTATGTTTAATTATTATAGTAATTTGGTCCACATTGGTTTGGTTGTCAGTTACATTTTTAACAAAACCTGAAAATGATAAAAAATTAAAGTCGTTTTACAGAAAAGTACATCCCGGAGGTAAAGGTTGGAAAAAGATAGCCGCAGATTTGCCTGAAGTACAAGGCGATAAAGGTTTCGGCAGATTATTTTTCAATTGGTTTGCAGGCAGTTTAATGGTTATGCTTATATTATTCGGTATCGGAAAGATTATCTTTGCAGAATATATTACAGGAACTGTTTTTATAGTTATTTCTATTATATTAGGCATCATTATTTCATATAATCTTTCAAAAGTTGAATCCGGTAAAAATAAATAA
- the rimP gene encoding ribosome assembly cofactor RimP, giving the protein MINKEKLNHIVETIFIEEDELFQDKDLFLVVSNISADNRITVLIDSMEGVKVKDCGTLSKLIENKFDREKEDFELIVSSAGLDKPFQVIKQYHKNIGRTIKVLTTEGKRVKGKLISVSESKIELEKEQKKKENIINILKFSDIKEAKVVITF; this is encoded by the coding sequence ATGATTAATAAAGAAAAGCTTAATCATATTGTTGAAACAATTTTTATAGAGGAGGATGAATTATTTCAGGATAAAGATCTTTTTCTCGTGGTTTCTAATATCTCTGCAGATAACAGAATTACAGTTCTGATTGATAGTATGGAAGGTGTAAAAGTTAAAGACTGTGGGACATTGAGTAAGCTTATTGAAAACAAGTTTGACAGAGAAAAAGAAGATTTTGAACTGATTGTTTCATCTGCAGGATTGGATAAACCTTTTCAAGTTATTAAGCAATATCATAAGAATATAGGAAGAACAATTAAAGTTCTTACTACTGAAGGAAAAAGAGTAAAAGGCAAATTGATTAGTGTTTCAGAAAGTAAAATTGAATTAGAAAAAGAGCAAAAAAAGAAAGAAAATATTATAAATATACTGAAATTCAGTGATATAAAAGAAGCTAAAGTCGTAATAACATTTTAA
- the nusA gene encoding transcription termination factor NusA: MDNVNLIDTFANFKENKDIDRATMMGVLEEVFRGMFEKQFGTSDNFDFIINIDKGDFEIWRNREVVPNGEVEDPNMEVEINEVHKIDKDYEVGEEFADEVKLEDFGRRSILSLRQNLSSKILQLERENTYHKYKEKIGDIITGEVYQVWKKEMLILDDEENEMILQRSEQIPSDFFRKGDTLRAVVENVEMKNNTPLIILSRTSSTFLERLFELEVPEIYDGLITIKKIVRVAGERAKVAVESYDERIDPVGACVGMKGARIHGIVRELRNENIDVINYSENTKLFIQRALSPAKVSKVNIIEDEGRVEVFLDPDEVSKAIGKGGLNIKLAGKLVGYEIDVFRNIDEGEIEEDVDIMEFSDEIDEWVLEVIKKIGCDTAKSVLKISREELINRTDLEEETVDRVLDVLKSEFEENK; the protein is encoded by the coding sequence ATGGATAATGTAAACTTAATTGATACATTTGCTAATTTTAAAGAAAATAAAGATATTGACAGAGCAACAATGATGGGTGTTCTGGAAGAAGTCTTCAGAGGAATGTTTGAAAAACAATTCGGAACTTCTGATAACTTCGATTTTATTATAAATATTGATAAAGGGGACTTTGAAATTTGGAGAAACCGAGAAGTTGTACCCAATGGTGAAGTTGAGGACCCTAATATGGAAGTTGAGATAAATGAAGTTCATAAAATTGATAAAGATTATGAAGTGGGTGAAGAATTTGCAGATGAAGTAAAACTGGAAGATTTCGGAAGAAGAAGCATTTTATCGTTAAGGCAGAACCTGTCTTCAAAAATATTACAACTTGAAAGAGAAAATACTTATCATAAATATAAAGAAAAGATCGGGGATATTATAACCGGTGAAGTTTATCAAGTGTGGAAGAAAGAAATGTTGATACTTGATGATGAAGAAAATGAAATGATTTTGCAGAGAAGTGAGCAAATTCCTTCAGACTTCTTTAGAAAAGGAGATACATTAAGGGCTGTTGTAGAAAATGTTGAAATGAAAAATAATACACCTCTAATTATTTTGTCAAGGACATCTTCAACATTTCTTGAGCGATTATTTGAACTTGAAGTTCCCGAAATATACGATGGTCTTATTACGATTAAGAAAATTGTGAGAGTTGCCGGAGAAAGAGCAAAAGTTGCTGTTGAGTCATATGATGAAAGAATTGATCCTGTAGGTGCATGTGTTGGGATGAAAGGAGCAAGAATACACGGAATTGTAAGAGAATTAAGAAATGAGAATATTGATGTTATAAATTATTCAGAAAATACAAAATTATTTATTCAACGTGCATTAAGCCCTGCTAAGGTATCTAAAGTAAATATTATTGAAGATGAAGGAAGAGTTGAAGTATTCTTGGATCCCGATGAAGTATCTAAAGCAATAGGTAAAGGCGGGTTAAACATTAAACTTGCAGGAAAACTTGTCGGATATGAAATTGATGTTTTTAGGAATATTGATGAAGGTGAGATTGAAGAAGATGTTGATATTATGGAATTTAGTGATGAGATTGATGAATGGGTATTAGAGGTTATTAAAAAAATAGGTTGTGATACAGCAAAAAGTGTATTGAAGATTTCAAGAGAAGAACTTATTAACAGAACCGACTTGGAAGAAGAAACCGTTGACAGAGTATTGGATGTTTTAAAAAGTGAGTTTGAAGAGAATAAATAA
- the infB gene encoding translation initiation factor IF-2, giving the protein MNKITKGKRLLQIARELNVGIEHLVDHLQENNIEVDARPNAKVSGDGYELLLEKFSSDKKVKEESEKLIRLKREREEETFTADDEGIIEEEEGHDTKAEEDIKDEAEVKKEEIEKDVKETHEPIEEKKEEIESVTAEDKKEKVEDDDLKEKIAVDEVKEIPDEEIKEKTEDGKLKLKGKIDLSSINQKTRPDKKTTKERREERKKRKEAVVKAQEKVIIKKEKTEEEVKRLEQEKFEEQKRLEQKRLKEEEERNFIKTKVEKLTGPKVIGKITIEEKKEKEKKEKTDKKKVSSGSIEKRRRKRRKRIRKPLVTDTKTKDNKDTKRKTYKKKKEVSEEDVQKQVRDTLAKLTNKTKKTSVKHRKKKREEKHQQIQEEIQQQEKEKSVLKVTEFISANELAKLMDVGVNEIIATSFELGKMVTINSRLDAEIIGIIGEEYGFEIEFISATEDEILDDFVDKEEDLKSRYPIVTVMGHVDHGKTSLLDFIRDANVIAGEAGGITQHIGAYSVELEEGKRVTFLDTPGHEAFTAMRARGAKVTDIAIIIVAADDNIMPQTEEAISHAKAADVPIVFAINKIDKTGADPERIKQELAEKNMLVEAWGGKYQSADISAKNGTNVDGLLEEVILAAELLELKANPDRPAKGTVIEAELDKGRGYLSTILVQTGTLKIGDILLAGAYSGKIKAMYDERKNRVEEAGPSIPVQILGLDGAPQAGETFYVMKSEKEAREIADRNKRIQREQTLRTHKHITLDEIGRRLQLGNFQEINIIIKGDVIGSVEAVADSLIKLGTDEVQVKVIHKGVGQISEADVMLAAASDAIVVGFQVRPALAAKKLAEKEEIDIRLYSIIYQAIEEMKSAMEGMLSPEVKEEITATVEVREVFKVSKSGKVAGCFVLDGKINREDKIRLIREGIVKYQGELGSLRRFKDDVKEVITGMECGLNIENFNDIKVGDIIESYRETETARKL; this is encoded by the coding sequence ATGAATAAAATAACAAAAGGTAAAAGATTACTTCAAATAGCAAGAGAACTGAATGTAGGAATTGAGCATTTGGTAGATCATCTTCAAGAAAACAATATTGAAGTGGATGCAAGGCCTAATGCCAAAGTTTCCGGTGACGGATATGAATTGTTGTTGGAAAAATTCAGTTCAGATAAGAAAGTAAAAGAAGAATCTGAAAAACTGATTCGCTTAAAAAGAGAAAGAGAAGAAGAAACTTTTACTGCTGATGACGAAGGAATAATTGAAGAGGAGGAAGGACATGATACTAAAGCTGAAGAAGATATAAAAGATGAAGCTGAAGTTAAGAAAGAAGAAATTGAGAAAGATGTAAAAGAAACACATGAACCTATTGAAGAAAAGAAAGAAGAAATTGAAAGTGTAACAGCGGAAGATAAAAAAGAAAAAGTTGAAGATGATGATTTGAAGGAAAAGATTGCAGTTGATGAAGTTAAAGAAATTCCTGATGAAGAAATAAAAGAGAAAACAGAAGACGGCAAATTGAAATTAAAAGGAAAAATTGATCTTAGTTCAATAAATCAAAAAACAAGACCTGATAAAAAAACAACTAAAGAAAGAAGAGAAGAACGCAAAAAAAGAAAAGAAGCTGTAGTAAAAGCTCAAGAAAAAGTTATAATTAAAAAAGAAAAAACTGAAGAAGAAGTAAAAAGATTAGAACAAGAAAAATTTGAAGAACAAAAAAGATTAGAACAAAAAAGATTAAAAGAAGAAGAAGAAAGAAACTTTATTAAAACAAAAGTTGAGAAGCTGACAGGACCCAAAGTAATCGGAAAAATTACTATTGAAGAAAAGAAAGAAAAAGAGAAAAAAGAAAAAACTGATAAAAAGAAAGTTAGTTCCGGAAGCATTGAAAAAAGAAGAAGAAAGAGAAGAAAAAGAATCAGAAAACCGCTTGTAACTGATACTAAAACTAAAGATAACAAAGATACTAAGAGAAAAACTTATAAGAAAAAGAAAGAAGTCAGTGAGGAAGATGTTCAAAAACAAGTTAGAGACACACTGGCAAAATTGACTAATAAAACAAAGAAAACATCTGTTAAGCACAGAAAAAAGAAAAGAGAAGAGAAACATCAACAAATTCAAGAAGAAATTCAACAACAAGAAAAAGAAAAATCTGTTCTTAAAGTAACTGAGTTTATTTCGGCAAATGAATTAGCTAAGTTAATGGATGTTGGTGTTAACGAGATTATTGCCACCAGTTTTGAACTTGGAAAGATGGTTACCATCAATTCCAGATTGGATGCTGAAATAATCGGAATTATTGGCGAAGAATATGGATTTGAAATTGAGTTTATTTCAGCAACCGAAGATGAAATTTTGGATGATTTTGTTGACAAAGAAGAAGACCTTAAATCAAGATATCCTATTGTAACAGTAATGGGCCATGTTGATCACGGAAAAACTTCTTTGCTTGATTTTATTCGTGATGCAAATGTAATTGCAGGCGAAGCCGGTGGTATTACACAACATATAGGAGCATACAGTGTAGAGTTGGAAGAAGGGAAACGTGTAACTTTCCTTGATACACCCGGACACGAAGCATTTACAGCCATGCGAGCAAGAGGTGCTAAAGTTACTGATATTGCTATTATAATTGTAGCAGCAGATGATAATATAATGCCTCAAACAGAAGAAGCTATAAGTCATGCAAAAGCTGCAGATGTTCCGATTGTATTTGCAATTAATAAAATTGATAAAACCGGAGCAGACCCCGAAAGAATTAAGCAAGAACTTGCCGAAAAAAATATGTTAGTTGAAGCTTGGGGCGGAAAATATCAATCAGCAGATATATCAGCAAAAAACGGTACAAATGTGGACGGATTACTTGAAGAAGTAATTCTGGCTGCAGAATTGTTAGAACTGAAGGCAAATCCCGACAGACCTGCAAAGGGTACTGTTATCGAAGCAGAGCTTGATAAAGGAAGGGGTTACCTTTCAACTATATTGGTTCAAACCGGAACTCTTAAAATTGGTGATATATTATTAGCAGGTGCATATTCCGGTAAAATAAAAGCAATGTATGATGAAAGAAAAAATCGAGTAGAAGAAGCAGGGCCTTCAATACCGGTGCAAATTCTCGGATTAGACGGAGCACCGCAAGCCGGTGAAACTTTTTACGTGATGAAAAGCGAAAAAGAAGCAAGAGAAATTGCAGATAGGAACAAACGAATCCAAAGGGAACAAACTCTGCGTACACATAAACATATCACACTTGATGAAATTGGCAGACGTCTTCAATTAGGGAACTTCCAAGAAATCAACATTATTATTAAAGGTGATGTAATCGGTTCTGTTGAAGCTGTTGCTGACTCCCTCATTAAACTTGGAACAGATGAGGTTCAGGTGAAAGTGATTCATAAAGGTGTTGGTCAAATTTCAGAAGCAGATGTTATGTTGGCAGCTGCATCTGATGCAATTGTTGTCGGATTCCAAGTGAGACCGGCTTTAGCAGCAAAGAAATTAGCTGAAAAAGAAGAAATTGATATTCGATTGTATTCGATTATATATCAGGCAATTGAAGAGATGAAGTCTGCTATGGAAGGCATGCTTTCTCCTGAAGTTAAAGAGGAAATAACAGCAACTGTTGAGGTTCGTGAAGTGTTTAAAGTTTCAAAATCAGGTAAAGTTGCAGGATGTTTTGTTCTTGACGGAAAAATCAACAGAGAAGATAAAATAAGATTAATACGTGAGGGTATTGTTAAATATCAAGGAGAGCTCGGTTCATTACGTCGTTTTAAAGATGATGTGAAAGAAGTTATTACCGGAATGGAATGCGGATTAAACATTGAGAACTTCAACGACATAAAAGTAGGAGATATTATAGAATCATACAGAGAAACTGAAACAGCAAGGAAACTGTAA
- the hisS gene encoding histidine--tRNA ligase, translating to MANTPGIPKGTRDFSPEILAKRNYIFDIIKDVFKKFAYRQLETPAIENLSTLTGKYGEEGDKLLFKILNSGNFLKKVTDPELQERDTKKMAHLVAEKGLRYDLTVPFARYVVQHQNEITFPFKRFQIQPVWRADRPQKGRYREFYQCDADIIGSNSLINELEIVQMIDEVFTKLNLKVTIKINNRKLLAGIAERIGYPEKLIDLTVAIDKLDKIGLEKVYEELKLAGISEEAIKFLEPILNLGGSFNDQMQCIERFIGETETGVTGIVETEKLFSYLDMFKFNNKIELDLTLARGLTYYTGAIFEVISDEIQIGSICGGGRYDDLTGIFGLKGVSGVGISFGADRIFDVMENLNRFPEDTTSSVKIMFVNFGQKEEKYCLPVLQKLRQNGINSEIFPDSSKMKKQMKYANSNKIPYVALAGENEMQENKFTLKNMETGEQQLVTAVEMIEILT from the coding sequence ATGGCAAATACTCCCGGAATACCAAAAGGAACAAGAGATTTTTCTCCTGAAATATTGGCAAAAAGAAACTATATCTTTGATATAATTAAAGATGTTTTTAAAAAATTTGCATACAGACAATTGGAAACTCCGGCAATAGAAAATTTGTCAACTTTAACCGGTAAATACGGAGAAGAAGGAGATAAACTACTTTTCAAGATACTGAATTCCGGTAATTTCTTAAAAAAAGTAACTGATCCTGAATTACAAGAAAGAGACACAAAAAAAATGGCACATTTGGTTGCAGAAAAAGGTTTACGTTATGATTTAACAGTTCCTTTTGCCAGATATGTTGTTCAGCATCAAAATGAAATTACTTTTCCGTTCAAACGTTTTCAAATTCAACCGGTTTGGCGTGCCGACAGACCCCAAAAAGGTAGATATCGCGAATTTTATCAATGTGATGCCGATATCATCGGAAGTAATTCTTTGATTAATGAGTTAGAGATTGTTCAGATGATTGATGAAGTCTTTACAAAACTTAATTTAAAAGTTACCATAAAGATCAATAACCGGAAGTTGCTTGCCGGTATTGCCGAACGTATCGGCTATCCTGAAAAATTAATTGATCTGACGGTTGCAATTGACAAATTAGATAAAATAGGACTTGAAAAAGTTTATGAAGAATTAAAACTTGCCGGAATTTCAGAGGAAGCAATTAAATTTTTGGAACCTATTCTTAATCTCGGCGGAAGTTTCAATGATCAAATGCAGTGTATTGAGAGATTTATTGGTGAAACAGAGACCGGTGTTACCGGAATTGTTGAAACAGAAAAGTTATTTTCTTATTTGGATATGTTTAAGTTTAACAATAAAATTGAACTTGATTTAACATTGGCCAGAGGTTTGACTTATTATACAGGTGCAATTTTTGAAGTTATTTCTGACGAAATTCAAATCGGAAGTATTTGCGGAGGCGGCAGATATGATGATTTAACCGGTATTTTCGGGCTTAAAGGTGTTTCCGGTGTCGGAATTTCTTTCGGTGCAGACCGTATTTTTGATGTGATGGAAAATTTGAATCGCTTTCCTGAAGATACAACTTCAAGTGTCAAGATTATGTTTGTAAACTTCGGACAAAAGGAAGAAAAATATTGTTTGCCTGTTCTGCAAAAATTAAGACAAAACGGAATAAACTCTGAAATTTTTCCGGACAGCAGTAAAATGAAAAAGCAAATGAAATATGCAAACAGCAATAAAATTCCTTATGTTGCACTTGCCGGTGAAAATGAAATGCAAGAAAATAAATTTACATTAAAAAACATGGAAACGGGTGAGCAACAATTAGTTACTGCTGTGGAGATGATTGAGATATTGACCTGA
- the umuD gene encoding translesion error-prone DNA polymerase V autoproteolytic subunit produces the protein MKLKKIKDTETLQFFTVDVNEEREIPFYASSVSAGFPSPADDYVELSLDLNKHLIKHPAATFYARVKGDSMINAGIHDGDLLVVDRALDIYDNCIAVCIIDGEFTVKRLKKKSNKILLIPENEEYKAIEISEFNDFEVWGIVAYVIHKP, from the coding sequence ATGAAACTAAAAAAAATTAAAGATACAGAAACATTACAATTTTTTACAGTTGATGTTAATGAAGAACGTGAAATTCCTTTTTATGCATCTTCAGTTTCTGCCGGTTTCCCCTCTCCTGCCGATGATTATGTTGAATTATCACTTGATTTGAATAAACATCTTATCAAACATCCGGCTGCAACTTTTTATGCAAGAGTAAAAGGCGATTCTATGATCAATGCCGGCATTCATGACGGTGATTTATTGGTTGTTGACAGAGCATTGGACATTTATGACAATTGCATTGCCGTTTGCATCATTGACGGAGAATTTACCGTTAAACGTTTAAAGAAAAAATCGAACAAAATTTTACTGATCCCTGAAAATGAAGAATATAAAGCTATTGAAATTTCTGAATTTAATGATTTTGAAGTTTGGGGAATTGTGGCTTATGTTATTCATAAACCTTAA